From the Kitasatospora viridis genome, one window contains:
- a CDS encoding DUF397 domain-containing protein, with amino-acid sequence MQVDLTSAKWRKSTHSNGQGGCIEVADGFPGTMPVRDSKDPHGPSLFFTAAGFSAFVQNVKNGSFGAI; translated from the coding sequence ATGCAGGTGGACCTGACGAGCGCCAAGTGGCGCAAGAGCACACACAGCAACGGACAGGGTGGCTGCATCGAAGTAGCCGACGGCTTCCCCGGCACGATGCCAGTGCGTGACAGCAAGGACCCCCACGGCCCTTCCCTCTTCTTTACCGCCGCTGGCTTCAGCGCCTTCGTTCAGAACGTGAAGAACGGTTCCTTCGGCGCGATCTGA
- a CDS encoding helix-turn-helix domain-containing protein — translation MNRRELDPTSSPLAALAVQLRRLREAKGLTQVEFGRLVRYSNVYISNVETGKQAPSLKFALRADAVLEANGSLELLWWSWKNSALIPGFAEYAPKEREAIAVRLFETDMVPGLLQHPEYAAAYESAPVRRGEATEAEAEDRLRLLAARQGLLVRAPAIHVVLDEGVLRRPIGGPQVMIKQLTHLEELAQRPNLILQVAPFTLAEDRPLSHSVTLLTLPNRTMVGYTESLHRGYLERDADTVAGWAGKYDRLQVDALNRADSLAMIREARKELMSCRWT, via the coding sequence ATGAACCGACGTGAACTTGACCCGACGTCATCTCCCTTGGCTGCTCTTGCCGTACAACTCCGCAGGTTGCGGGAGGCGAAGGGCCTTACCCAGGTGGAGTTCGGACGCCTTGTTCGATACTCCAACGTCTATATCTCGAACGTAGAGACGGGAAAACAGGCGCCGAGCTTAAAGTTTGCTCTCCGGGCCGATGCGGTCCTGGAGGCCAACGGCTCGCTTGAGCTGCTGTGGTGGAGCTGGAAGAACAGCGCTCTCATTCCGGGGTTCGCCGAGTACGCGCCGAAAGAGCGAGAGGCAATCGCGGTACGACTGTTCGAGACGGACATGGTGCCGGGTTTGCTTCAACATCCTGAGTACGCGGCCGCCTACGAGTCGGCTCCGGTCCGACGTGGCGAAGCCACCGAGGCCGAAGCTGAGGACCGCTTGCGCCTGCTGGCGGCGCGTCAGGGCCTTCTCGTCCGCGCCCCTGCCATTCATGTCGTGCTGGACGAGGGAGTTCTTCGTCGCCCCATCGGCGGCCCGCAGGTGATGATCAAGCAGCTCACTCACCTTGAGGAGCTGGCTCAACGTCCCAACCTGATCCTGCAGGTGGCTCCTTTCACCCTGGCCGAGGACCGGCCGCTGTCACATTCGGTCACTCTGCTGACTCTGCCCAACCGGACGATGGTGGGCTACACGGAGTCGCTTCACCGGGGCTACCTGGAGCGGGATGCTGACACGGTCGCGGGCTGGGCCGGAAAGTACGATCGGCTGCAGGTCGACGCCCTGAACCGGGCCGACAGCTTGGCCATGATCCGTGAAGCGCGGAAGGAACTAATGTCATGCAGGTGGACCTGA
- a CDS encoding MFS transporter: MTETKAGQDVVAGQGSPGLWRHRDFLLLWSGQTVSEMGSAVTRIALPLLAVVVLKASTLQVALLSGASTLAFALIALPAGVLVDRRPKRSIMIVCNLLRLVIVGSVPLAAALGGLTLPQLYAVAVTAGVCTVFFDVAYQSYLPSLVSGEQLLDANGKLGTTQGFGQLAGPSLGGGLVGAFGAAGAMTADALSYAVSVLSILSIRKREEPPPAGAPEGTLRSRIAEGLSFVVKHPILRKVVACSGTANLFTGVASSLSMVFLVRVVHVGPAFTGLVVAGAAVGGIAGGVFAGRIAKRVGSARIIWMSLLVFSAPQILAATATPGWGVLLYPVGMATAYFSSMVFNVAQISYRQAVTPPEMLGRANAAVRWVVWGTLPLGSLLGGVLGTVVGVRAALAVAFVGAWAAGWFVFFSPLRRMRDVPEAVAKS, from the coding sequence GTGACGGAAACGAAGGCTGGTCAGGACGTCGTGGCGGGGCAGGGCAGCCCGGGGTTATGGCGCCACCGCGACTTCCTGCTGCTGTGGAGCGGTCAGACGGTCAGTGAGATGGGCTCGGCGGTGACGCGCATCGCGCTGCCGCTGCTCGCGGTCGTCGTGCTCAAGGCGAGCACCTTGCAGGTCGCGCTGCTGAGCGGCGCCAGCACGCTGGCGTTCGCGCTGATCGCGCTGCCCGCGGGCGTGCTCGTGGACCGCCGGCCGAAGCGCTCCATCATGATCGTCTGCAACCTGCTCCGGCTGGTGATCGTCGGCTCGGTGCCGCTGGCCGCCGCGCTCGGCGGCCTGACGCTGCCCCAGCTGTACGCCGTCGCCGTCACCGCCGGTGTGTGCACGGTGTTCTTCGACGTCGCCTACCAGAGCTACCTGCCCTCGCTGGTCAGCGGCGAGCAACTGCTGGACGCCAACGGGAAGCTCGGCACCACCCAGGGGTTCGGGCAGCTCGCCGGACCCAGCCTGGGCGGTGGGCTGGTCGGGGCGTTCGGCGCGGCCGGGGCGATGACGGCCGACGCGCTCTCGTACGCCGTCTCGGTCCTGTCGATCCTCAGCATCAGGAAGCGCGAGGAGCCGCCGCCCGCCGGGGCGCCGGAAGGGACACTGCGCAGCCGGATCGCGGAGGGCCTGAGCTTCGTGGTCAAGCACCCGATCCTGCGCAAGGTGGTGGCGTGCTCGGGGACCGCGAACCTGTTCACCGGTGTGGCGTCGTCGCTCTCGATGGTGTTCCTGGTGCGGGTGGTGCACGTGGGCCCCGCGTTCACCGGTCTGGTGGTGGCGGGCGCGGCCGTCGGCGGGATCGCCGGCGGCGTGTTCGCCGGCCGGATCGCCAAGCGGGTCGGGTCGGCCCGGATCATCTGGATGTCGCTCCTGGTGTTCAGCGCGCCGCAGATCCTCGCGGCGACCGCCACCCCGGGCTGGGGCGTGCTGCTCTACCCCGTGGGCATGGCCACCGCGTACTTCTCGTCGATGGTCTTCAACGTCGCCCAGATCAGCTACCGGCAGGCCGTCACACCGCCGGAGATGCTGGGCCGGGCCAACGCGGCCGTGCGCTGGGTGGTGTGGGGCACGCTGCCGCTCGGGAGCCTGCTGGGCGGCGTGCTCGGCACCGTCGTCGGCGTGCGGGCCGCCCTGGCGGTGGCGTTCGTGGGCGCGTGGGCGGCGGGCTGGTTCGTGTTCTTCTCGCCGCTGCGGCGGATGCGGGACGTGCCGGAGGCGGTGGCTAAGAGCTGA
- a CDS encoding radical SAM protein, which translates to MTANELLLLTATDRRLHLVPVHALRCVVLSDTGGGAPDRRMVACTALPSGEAVQVIRDEIRPYAVPDEAVAAVLTRFEATGLRPAASPASAEQRQALPVFGNLTDPSWLSLSLGGQCDSACVFCFTEWIRHEPRLTRDQAVRAVEVAAAIGTVSGVVFTGGEPTLRKDLPDLIRHASAKGFTSIGLQTNGHRLADPGYFELLVGSGVTQVLLSLHGASPGTHDRIARRPGSFALALRALASLAADDRVRAEVNFVVCAQNASETEEFLDLVRRVAPGAAVRYSLPIVEGAAHDNAESTLPSLRTFVERVSAALARAAGDVQVSVANVPPCIASAVGLPAAYTLSQRRSMLGVSPFVSSAVLRGEVAAKLHVCGGCPFADDCDGLQLPYLRQFPEAHRDLAAALGR; encoded by the coding sequence GTGACCGCGAACGAGCTGCTGCTGCTGACCGCCACCGACCGGCGGCTGCACCTGGTGCCCGTGCACGCCCTGCGGTGCGTCGTCCTGTCGGACACCGGGGGCGGCGCGCCGGATCGGCGGATGGTGGCCTGCACGGCTCTGCCGTCCGGCGAGGCCGTCCAGGTGATCCGCGACGAGATCCGCCCGTACGCCGTGCCCGACGAGGCGGTCGCGGCGGTGCTCACCCGGTTCGAGGCGACCGGGCTGCGGCCGGCCGCCAGCCCCGCGTCGGCCGAACAGCGGCAGGCCCTGCCGGTGTTCGGGAACCTCACCGATCCCAGCTGGCTGTCCCTCTCGCTCGGCGGGCAGTGCGACAGCGCCTGCGTGTTCTGCTTCACGGAGTGGATCCGGCACGAGCCGAGGCTCACCCGGGACCAGGCCGTGCGCGCCGTCGAGGTGGCGGCCGCCATCGGCACCGTCAGCGGCGTGGTCTTCACCGGGGGCGAACCGACCCTACGGAAGGACCTGCCCGACCTGATCCGGCACGCCTCGGCGAAGGGGTTCACGTCCATCGGGCTGCAGACGAACGGTCACCGGCTGGCCGACCCGGGGTACTTCGAGCTCCTCGTCGGCTCGGGCGTGACCCAGGTGCTGCTGTCCCTGCACGGTGCTTCCCCCGGCACCCATGACCGGATCGCCCGCCGTCCCGGCAGCTTCGCCCTCGCCCTGCGTGCGCTGGCTTCGCTGGCCGCCGACGACCGGGTCCGCGCCGAGGTCAACTTCGTGGTCTGCGCGCAGAACGCGAGCGAGACCGAGGAGTTCCTCGACCTGGTCCGCAGGGTCGCGCCCGGGGCCGCCGTCCGCTACTCGCTCCCCATCGTCGAGGGGGCCGCCCACGACAACGCGGAGTCGACGCTGCCCAGCCTGCGCACGTTCGTGGAGCGGGTCTCCGCGGCGCTGGCGAGGGCGGCCGGGGACGTCCAGGTGTCCGTCGCCAACGTGCCGCCGTGCATCGCGTCGGCGGTCGGCCTGCCCGCCGCCTACACCCTCTCGCAGCGGCGGTCGATGCTGGGCGTGTCGCCCTTCGTCAGCTCCGCGGTGCTGCGCGGTGAGGTGGCCGCCAAGCTCCACGTCTGCGGCGGATGCCCGTTCGCCGACGACTGCGACGGTCTCCAGCTGCCGTACCTGCGGCAGTTCCCCGAGGCCCACCGGGACTTGGCCGCAGCCTTGGGCCGGTAG
- a CDS encoding DUF397 domain-containing protein, which yields MHWFKSSYSNGSGGCVEVSPSSTTTVPVRDSKDPGGPVLAFPRESFTAFIRTLQATTTLSS from the coding sequence ATGCACTGGTTCAAGTCCTCCTACAGCAACGGCAGCGGCGGCTGCGTCGAGGTCTCCCCCTCCTCCACCACCACCGTCCCCGTGCGCGACTCCAAGGACCCCGGCGGCCCCGTCCTCGCCTTCCCCCGCGAGTCGTTCACCGCCTTCATCCGGACCCTTCAAGCCACCACCACCCTCAGCTCTTAG
- a CDS encoding CHAT domain-containing protein has translation MIKLLILAANPRDTQPLRLGREARWIEGRIRESNAAGRFTIRSAWAVTVDELLYQLNSFEPNVVHFVGHGESGEIILETASGASRPLSQAALATIFSHFRQWLQLVVLNACYSADQAESLAEHADAVIGMTSAVGDAAAVEFAAGFYRALGFGRSVQDAFSQGVAMLTVRGLPDADVPKLIHRAGVDPARLVLAGASDVAISIRRAEDPRVPERLRGLLQDGCEFLLLSDQATRLPQRHAEEENRIFLELGMRQSDAVFVVEVNRFAEVATAATVLAERLVPRETHSYDWTLVVKGNPLAGSLSLAMAGLRSGDRVLLVGNHRMPQWAPQMLSSP, from the coding sequence TTGATCAAGCTGCTGATCCTGGCCGCCAATCCACGCGACACCCAACCGCTGCGGCTCGGCAGAGAGGCCCGCTGGATCGAGGGGAGGATCCGCGAGAGCAACGCCGCGGGCCGGTTCACCATCCGCTCGGCCTGGGCCGTCACCGTCGACGAACTCCTCTACCAGCTCAACTCCTTCGAGCCGAACGTGGTGCACTTCGTCGGCCACGGCGAGTCCGGCGAGATCATCCTGGAGACGGCGTCGGGCGCGAGCCGGCCGTTGAGCCAGGCGGCACTCGCCACGATCTTCTCCCACTTCCGCCAGTGGCTCCAGCTCGTGGTGCTGAACGCGTGCTACTCGGCCGACCAGGCGGAGTCGCTGGCGGAGCACGCCGACGCGGTGATCGGCATGACCAGCGCCGTCGGTGACGCGGCGGCGGTCGAGTTCGCCGCCGGCTTCTACCGGGCGCTGGGCTTCGGCCGCTCCGTGCAGGACGCCTTCTCCCAGGGGGTGGCGATGCTGACGGTGCGCGGTCTGCCCGACGCGGACGTGCCCAAGCTGATCCACCGCGCCGGGGTCGACCCGGCCAGGCTGGTCCTGGCGGGCGCGTCGGACGTCGCGATCTCCATCCGGCGGGCGGAGGACCCGCGGGTGCCGGAGCGGCTGCGGGGGCTGCTGCAGGACGGGTGCGAGTTCCTGCTGCTGTCCGACCAGGCCACCCGCCTGCCGCAACGGCACGCGGAGGAGGAGAACCGGATCTTCCTGGAGCTCGGGATGCGCCAGTCCGATGCGGTCTTCGTGGTCGAGGTGAACCGCTTCGCGGAGGTCGCGACAGCGGCGACCGTGTTGGCCGAACGGCTGGTGCCGCGGGAAACCCACAGCTACGACTGGACGTTGGTCGTCAAGGGCAACCCCCTCGCGGGCTCCCTCAGCCTGGCCATGGCGGGCCTGCGGTCCGGCGACCGGGTGCTGCTGGTGGGCAATCATCGAATGCCGCAGTGGGCGCCGCAGATGTTGAGCTCCCCGTGA